From a region of the Pieris rapae chromosome 22, ilPieRapa1.1, whole genome shotgun sequence genome:
- the LOC111001502 gene encoding RNA exonuclease 4 → MPSYYAIDCEMVQNNLNQSMLARVSLVDEDLRVIMDEYVKPTHPVSDYRTWISGIQPGYERNAKPKSEVINRLGNIINGNVLVGFDIQKDLDALGITYPNVKDVATYQPLLKFGQKQSLKTLALNELGLNIQNGSHDSIEDARAVMKIYKRHRF, encoded by the exons atgcctaGTTACTACGCTATCGACTGCGAGATGGTTCAGAATAACCTGAACCAGAGCATGCTCGCAAGAGTATCCCTTGTCGACGAAGATTTGAGGGTAATTATGGACGAATATGTGAAACCTACTCATCCTGTATCGGACTACCGGACCTGGATATCTGGAATACAGCCTGGATATGAACGGAACGCTAAACCGAAAAGTGAAGTTATTAATCGTTTGGGGAATATTATCAACGGGAACGTGCTTGTTGGGTTTGACATTCAGAAAGACCTGGATGCTTTGGGAATAACTTACCCGAATGTAAAGGACGTAGCGACATACCAGCCTCTCCTG aaattcGGCCAAAAGCAGTCGCTTAAGACTTTGGCCTTAAATGAGCTCGgtttaaacatacaaaatggATCTCACGACTCCATTGAAGATGCGAGAGCCGTTATGAAGATTTACAAGAGACATCGCTTCTAA